The genomic segment CCAAAATTAGAATACGAAAGCATCGCAATTTTCGGCGTAATATTAAATTGCTTTACGGTATTGGCTGTAAGTACTGTAATATCTACTAAATCTTGAGCAGTCGGATTCACATTCATCGTTGTATCGGCAAAAAAGTAAGGACCTTGTTTCGTAATGAGAATGTACATTCCGGCAACGCGTTTCACGCCATCTTGCGTTCCGATAATTTGCAAAGCAGGACGAATTGGATCAGAATATTTTCGCGTTAAGCCAGATATCATCGCATCTGCAGCACCAGTTTCCACCATCATCGCACCAAAATAATTTCGTTCGCGCATTATTTTTCGTGCTTCGAAAAGTGTGTATCCTCTACGCTTCCTTTGATTGAAAAAGAAATCGCCAAAAGCATTTCTACGTTCTTCTTCGGCTTTGCTGCGCGGATCTATAATCGGAATATCGCCTAAATCGAGTTGATTTTCACTAATCAATTGTCGGATACGATCCGGATCTCCCAACAAAATAGGCTTCGCAATACCTTCGTCTTTCACTTGTTGCGCCGCTTTTAATATTTTATAATGATCTGCTTCCGTGAAAACAACTCTTTTTGGATTTTGTTTTGCTTTATTGGTGATACCTCTAATCAGCTTATTATCTAAGCCTAAACGATTAATTAGTTCTTGTTTGTACGCATCCCAATCGGTAATTTTATGTTGCGCCACGCCCGAATCCATCGCAGCTTTTGCTACGGCAGGTGCGACACAATAAATCAAGCGAGAATCCAAGGGTTTTGGGATAATGTATTGTGGACCAAAAACAATGTTTTTGGAATCATAGGCTAAATTTACGGCATCAGGAACGGGTTCTTTCGTCAAATTAGCAATAGCATAAACAGCTGCTAACTTCATCGCTTCATTGATTTGCGTAGCGCGCACATCTAAGGCTCCACGGAAAATAAACGGAAATCCTAAAACATTGTTTACTTGGTTAGGATGGTCGGATCTTCCGGTTGCGATAATAATATCTTTCCGTGCTAAAACAGCATCTTCGTAAGGTATTTCAGGATCGGGATTTGCAAGCGCAAAAACAATTGGATTTTCCGCCATGGATTGTAACATAGCCGCATTTACCACATTTCCTTTTGATAATCCAACAAACACATCCGCATCTTTCATTGCTTCTTCCAAGGTGTGGATATTTTTATCGGAGGCAAAATATTTTTTATGTTCGTCTAAATCTGTACGATCTTTACGGATAACGCCTTTACTGTCCAACATTACAATATTTTCTTTTTTCGCACCTACGGAAATATACAACTTCGCGCAAGAAATCGCGGAAGCTCCAGCTCCGTTTACGGTTATCCTAACTTTCGAAATATCTTTTTTAGCTACTTCCAAGGCATTGATAAGCGCTGCCGCAGAAATAATGGCGGTTCCATGTTGATCATCGTGCATAATCGGAATGTCTAATTCCTCTTTCAGTCTGCGTTCGATTTCAAAACATTCTGGAGCTTTTATATCTTCCAAATTAATTCCGCCAAACGTAGGCGAAATGGCTTTCACCGTATTTACAAACGTATCAATATCGTTCGCATCTACTTCAATATCAAACACATCTATATCTGCAAAAATTTTAAAAAGCAATCCTTTCCCTTCCATCACTGGTTTTGAAGCTGCCGGACCAATATTTCCCAAACCTAAAACAGCAGTTCCGTTAGAAATAACAGCAACCAAATTGCCTTTCGCGGTGTATTTATAAACATCTTCTTTGTTGGCTGCAATTTCCAAACACGGTTCCGCGACGCCTGGCGAATAAGCTAAAGATAAATCTCTTTGTGAACTATAAGGCTTTGTGGGGATTACCTCTATCTTCCCTGGTCTTCCTTGCGAGTGATAATCAAGCGCATCTTGCTTTCTAAATTTTATCATACCTGAATTTTAATTACAATTAGAACCAACAAATGTAACAATTCTTCTAAAAAATCTTTGATTATTTTTCAATAGATTTTTTAGATAAAATACAATGAAAAACACAAAGTATATTTTCAAAGCAAATCAAAACACCTATAAGTATTTTTTCGTTCAATCAATCAAACCTAATTTTTCGCGTTTGTTGTAATCTAAAATCAAAAAATAATACCAGATAACACCCACGGCGTAAAGCGCTGCGGTAATTAAGAAAACATTGACGTATGGAAAACCGTCATCTCTCAACACTTTAAAAATAAGCGCACTAAAAAACCAACTTCCCGACCAAATAGCAGACGTAAGCGCGCTAATAATTTCCTGATTTCTTTTTCCGACATAATTCATCACCAACTCGGATGTCATTGGTCCCGCCATGTTCATCAACGGTTGTCGTAACAAATAACAACCTACAGCAATGTAAATAGCAAACGTAAACATGCTGTAATATTGCGTAGTTGCCAATAAAATCAAGGCAATAACAGCCAATGATTGTGTTGTTGGAATGGCAATTTGATAGCCAAATTTCTTTTTAATTTTCGGAACAGAAATCGCACCAATAGCCACTAAAATAGCCGCAATGGAACTCATAAAAGCAAAATTTCCAGTGCTCATGTGATGTACGCTCGCGAAAAAAAGACTGATAAAAGGAATCGTTAAACCAGCGCCAACAGCGATAATCAGCGTTGGAAAAAGTGCCTTCATAATAATTCCCCAATCAAAATCAGAAAGGTCCATTCGCTTTTTGGTACTTCGTTGGATAATCTCATCTTTATTTATTTTATGAATAAAAAAAAGGCTTAAGAATCCCATGAAAGAAATAATAGTAAGCATTGTTTTCTCATTGAAATATGTAGGATTTATTTTACTGAAAGCCGCAATCATAAAGCCACTTAGAACGCCTGCAAAACTTCCGGTGGAATAACTTAAAGCAATTGCTTCTGTTTGAAATTGTTTTTTTTCGTTTCGTAAAATATATGGCAACACTGGAATTTGTATCAGCGTAAGCGAAACGCCCCATAAAAATTGCGATACATAAAGTAGCCAAATAATATGCTGTGAAATTGCAAAAATAATAAGCAAAGCGAATGTAGGAACGGAAAATCCAGCGGTGTAAAAAATATTTTTTAGTTTTCTTCCTTTGATAATTAAGCCGAGCGGAAATGCCAAACACAACACACCAAGAAAACGCAAAGACGTGAAACCCGCTATCAATCCATCGCTGTAGCCTTCTTCCTTCATAAATAAAGGTTGAATAACGAGGAAAGAAACATTGATCATTTGAATACAAAATTCTCCTGTAATCGCCATCAATACCGACTTTTGGAGTTTTCTGTAATCGCGTAAAATATCCCACATAGAACAAAAAATTATTTTTTTGAAGGGCTTATTCGGAAATTTTATTTTTGATGTACTGAATTATTTTTTCTTCTTCATCGGGCGAAAACCATTGATATTCCTTGTCTTTACGAAACCAAGTCAATTGCCTTTTCGCATACCTACGCGAATTTTGTTTGATTAAATCCACGGCTTCCTGCATCGAAATTTTATTTTCTATCGCTTCGAAAATTTCCTTGTAGCCGACAGTTTGTAAAGCATTTATATTTTTATGCGGATACATTTTTTTTACTTCTTCTTTCAAACCATTTTCCATCATTTCGTTCACGCGCTTGTCAATACGTTGATACAACTCATTTCTTGGAATGTTCAACGCAATTTTTACAATTTTAAAATCGCGCTCTTTCTTTTTCTTTTTCCGAAAAGAAGAATATGTTTTTCCAGTACTTAAACACACTTCCAGCGCGCGTATCAAGCGTTGCGGATTGGCTGTATCCATTTGCTGAAAATAATCAGGATCTATTTTTTCGAGTTGCGATTGCAAATACGTAATTCCTTTTTCATCCAATTCATTTTGTAATTTTTTTCGGATGACATTATTTTTTTCCGGCACTTCGTCAAAACCATTGCAAACAGCATCAATATACAAGCCAGAACCACCAGTCAAAAAAATAATTTTTTGAGTGTCCGAAAAATTATTTTTCAAAAGCGAAATCGCATCTTGCTCATACATTCCCACATTGTATTCCTCAAAAACAGAATGTGAATTGATAAAAAAATGAGGTACTTTTTGTAATTCTTCTGCAGAAGGTTTCGCAGTTCCGATAGAAATTTCTTTGAAGAATTGTCGCGAATCTGCCGATAAAATAATCGATTTAAAATGGGTTGCAAGGCGTATCGTTAGTGAAGTTTTCCCAACAGCCGTTGGGCCAGCAATCACTACCAGAAAATTATTTTTCATTTTCCTTTATACCTTTTCGGGCTTGCTTCATAATTCCTCCGCATGTTCATTGTCTCCAAATTCAGAAGCTCCAAAATCTTCTTCTTCGCCTTCTGGTTTTTCTTCTGGATCGCCTTCTTCTAAATCATCGTTGCTCGGATCACGTTCATCGTATTTTTCTTCTGAATGGAATATTTTTTCTTTCGACGGATGTTCTTCTTCGTCATCCGCTTCCTCAGGAAGTACAACTAGCTTGTATTGACGAGGTGCTGCGCCTACACTTTTAAAAAGTTTCGGATAACTTTCTTTCGGATCGTCCGTAATTATTTTCACTAATTCCAAACAAAAACTCCAAGCAGCATCGTCTAAATCATACACATAAATTATTTTTTGATGTGGATCTTCAATATAGGCAGCTATTTTAGCCGTTTTCATTTGCTTTGCCGGAGAATTATTTTTCGATTTGTCAGACGATTCTTTTCGATTCGTTAACTCCAATCCTTTACGCCAATAATCATCACTCATGTAAAAAGAAGCCGCATGAATGCTATCAAAATTCATTGACTTTAAAATAAACTCGTGCAAGTTTTCAAACGTTTGCACAGATTTAATTTCAATTTCGCGGTAAATATCTTCGTTGTCTTCCAGCGTTACTCTAAATCGGTAAGCAGCCATAGTTAAGCGTTTTCAGTTAAACTTATTTTTAAAATTTAAGTTCACTAAAGTATTTATTATTTCTCAGAAAAATAAAAATCTCTTTGTTTTTTCTTAGAAATGGTTTATTTACATTTGCCAGCGTAAATTAATCTCTTAAAAAAAATGGTCGAAATCAAAGTGTTTATAGAAAAAGTATGGGACAATCGCGAATTACTGAAAGACGATAAGACACAACAAGTCATTCGTTCCGTAATTGACGACCTCGACAAAGGAAAACTACGCGTAGCGCAACCTTTAGGAGACGATTGGCAAGTAAACGAATGGGTGAAAAAAGCAGTTATTCTTTATTTTCCGATACAACGCATGGTAAGCAGCGAAGTCGGGATTTTTGAATATTACGATAAAATGAATTTGAAGATAAATTACGAATCTTTAGGCGTACGTGTTGTTCCGCCAGCTGTGGCGCGTTACGGAGCATATCTCGCGAAAGGCGTTATCCTGATGCCGAGTTACGTAAACATTGGCGCGTACGTGGATAGCGGAACGATGGTGGACACGTGGGCAACTGTTGGTTCTTGTGCGCAAGTGGGAAAAAACGTGCATTTAAGTGGCGGCGTAGGATTAGGCGGCGTATTGGAACCCATACAAGCTGCTCCGGTAATTATTGAAGACGATTGTTTTATTGGTTCGAGATGTATTGTGGTAGAAGGCGTGAGAGTGCAAAAACAGGCGGTTTTGGGTGCGAATGTAGTGCTCACAAAATCTACTAAAAT from the Bacteroidia bacterium genome contains:
- a CDS encoding NADP-dependent malic enzyme; amino-acid sequence: MIKFRKQDALDYHSQGRPGKIEVIPTKPYSSQRDLSLAYSPGVAEPCLEIAANKEDVYKYTAKGNLVAVISNGTAVLGLGNIGPAASKPVMEGKGLLFKIFADIDVFDIEVDANDIDTFVNTVKAISPTFGGINLEDIKAPECFEIERRLKEELDIPIMHDDQHGTAIISAAALINALEVAKKDISKVRITVNGAGASAISCAKLYISVGAKKENIVMLDSKGVIRKDRTDLDEHKKYFASDKNIHTLEEAMKDADVFVGLSKGNVVNAAMLQSMAENPIVFALANPDPEIPYEDAVLARKDIIIATGRSDHPNQVNNVLGFPFIFRGALDVRATQINEAMKLAAVYAIANLTKEPVPDAVNLAYDSKNIVFGPQYIIPKPLDSRLIYCVAPAVAKAAMDSGVAQHKITDWDAYKQELINRLGLDNKLIRGITNKAKQNPKRVVFTEADHYKILKAAQQVKDEGIAKPILLGDPDRIRQLISENQLDLGDIPIIDPRSKAEEERRNAFGDFFFNQRKRRGYTLFEARKIMRERNYFGAMMVETGAADAMISGLTRKYSDPIRPALQIIGTQDGVKRVAGMYILITKQGPYFFADTTMNVNPTAQDLVDITVLTANTVKQFNITPKIAMLSYSNFGSAEGEVPEKVRTAVELLHKNYPGMIVDGDVQANFALNNDLLKEQFPFSELLDNKVNTLIFPNLVSGNIAYKLMQEMGGAEAIGPILIGMKKPVHILQLGSSVREIVNMVTIAVIDAQAKK
- a CDS encoding MFS transporter is translated as MWDILRDYRKLQKSVLMAITGEFCIQMINVSFLVIQPLFMKEEGYSDGLIAGFTSLRFLGVLCLAFPLGLIIKGRKLKNIFYTAGFSVPTFALLIIFAISQHIIWLLYVSQFLWGVSLTLIQIPVLPYILRNEKKQFQTEAIALSYSTGSFAGVLSGFMIAAFSKINPTYFNEKTMLTIISFMGFLSLFFIHKINKDEIIQRSTKKRMDLSDFDWGIIMKALFPTLIIAVGAGLTIPFISLFFASVHHMSTGNFAFMSSIAAILVAIGAISVPKIKKKFGYQIAIPTTQSLAVIALILLATTQYYSMFTFAIYIAVGCYLLRQPLMNMAGPMTSELVMNYVGKRNQEIISALTSAIWSGSWFFSALIFKVLRDDGFPYVNVFLITAALYAVGVIWYYFLILDYNKREKLGLID
- the miaA gene encoding tRNA (adenosine(37)-N6)-dimethylallyltransferase MiaA — translated: MKNNFLVVIAGPTAVGKTSLTIRLATHFKSIILSADSRQFFKEISIGTAKPSAEELQKVPHFFINSHSVFEEYNVGMYEQDAISLLKNNFSDTQKIIFLTGGSGLYIDAVCNGFDEVPEKNNVIRKKLQNELDEKGITYLQSQLEKIDPDYFQQMDTANPQRLIRALEVCLSTGKTYSSFRKKKKKERDFKIVKIALNIPRNELYQRIDKRVNEMMENGLKEEVKKMYPHKNINALQTVGYKEIFEAIENKISMQEAVDLIKQNSRRYAKRQLTWFRKDKEYQWFSPDEEEKIIQYIKNKISE
- a CDS encoding 2,3,4,5-tetrahydropyridine-2,6-dicarboxylate N-succinyltransferase — protein: MVEIKVFIEKVWDNRELLKDDKTQQVIRSVIDDLDKGKLRVAQPLGDDWQVNEWVKKAVILYFPIQRMVSSEVGIFEYYDKMNLKINYESLGVRVVPPAVARYGAYLAKGVILMPSYVNIGAYVDSGTMVDTWATVGSCAQVGKNVHLSGGVGLGGVLEPIQAAPVIIEDDCFIGSRCIVVEGVRVQKQAVLGANVVLTKSTKIIDVTGNEPKEYKGIVPSRSVVIPGSYTKKFPAGDFQVPCALIIGQRKESTDLKTSLNDALRDFNVAV